The region CTTGTCCTCGTTCGAACCTGATATGTACCACCCGGATGATCCCCGCCCCTCTCGGCCCGCTCTACGATCATCAGCTACAACTCCCGGCGTTCTCGGGGCTGGAGCGATCGGAGCCACAGCAGTTGGTGCGATGGTGCTAGAAGAGAATGCGTGGGCTGACGACGGCGAAGGTGAAATCCAAATGACCTTTGAGTGATGACGAACTATGACTGTATATGGGCGAAGGATAGTAAACCCCTTAGAGGTTGCATGTTATATGGGCATTCCTTATTATATTGAACTCTGTTTAGATTTGTTTTCCATTGTTTGGGCTTTGAAGGTTACAGAGTCGTTTATCATATCGTTCATGGCATGGTATTTTACCAATGGAGTTATGGCTTACTGGCGTGAGATTTGCTTTCCCGCGCATATTGATTATAGCTATACATACATTCTAAAGCTGTCAGTTCGGGAAATACAATGAATTTCCGGGAAATTGAGCTATGTAAAGTAAACATATTGAAAATGTACTAACAAAGAAATAGTGCATACTAAAGTTGAAGTGCggtggaaaaaagaaacgggCGAGTAAGTTAACCTTGCAACTGCGGAGAAGCTCTGGTCCCGCGTGTCATGTCACGCCCACCACGCGTCTCAACTCCGCGAAGCCCTCCTCCGTCAGTCTCGCAGCTCCCACAAAGTCCAGCCGACTGTCGCGTCGGGCTTCTCGGGTACCTCATTCAACTCGAATGCCCATTACTCCTCATCTCTACCGTTATTTTTCCTAATTTCATCCTCCGAGGTGAGGAGATTCGACTCCATATTTACTATGCCTACGTATACAGTAACTAACGCAAGTCTCCTAAATAGGTTGTACCACCTGAATTGTTCCTTTTTCGTCCGTGCTATGTGACTCGAcgacctttttttctcttgtcCGTGCTTAAATTACAACTCTAAAAACCCCGAATCCTGATCAATTGGCCCCTTTGCACATCCACCATGCCTAATCTACGGACGAGACGAAGCCTACTGTCGGCGCCCGCAAAGAAAGAAttggaagacgaagaagacgtcAATGCCCCACCTCGTGGAAccagcgacgaggaaggctTCTCCGATTCCGAAGATGAGCAGAGCGATGGACTGGAAATACCTACACCTCGCAAGTCACGAACCCCGCGGAATGGACAAACAGAAAAGACACTAGAGCAGAAACTCGCTGAGAATAATGACGGGCCGGACTTCACGACCAAGTCACCAGGTTCAAGTCGCAAACGGAAGGCAACGGGTGTGCTTGGGCCCGATGACATGGCATTACAGGACCCCTTTGATACGTGGTCGTCGCAACGCAGCAAACGCCCAAGTCTGGGCTATGGTTCGAGGTTTCGCAAAACGCCTAGTTCAAGTATGGTCGAGTCGCATGCCCCCTCGAGTGCGCCGCAGCCGAAGTCGTCTGTAACTTCGTTTTCTACACAAGCGGATAGtcctgaggaggagaaagaggaggaagaaagtggATTCAGGGTTCCACGTAACCCTGAAATAGAGCCTCCGCCTTCAAGTCTCGAGATACCCGAGTCCGATGATGAGATAAGCGATCTAAGCTCTGCGAAGAGTTACGATTCTGCTGGCTTTCCTACTTTCGACGATTCCAAGAATGCCGAACCGGCCGAATACCTGTGTCCGATGTGCAAGGAACCGGTTGAGCCGGAACTGTTGATTAAATTTCAAGCTCAACCAAGACAGCGCATTAGGGACCAGTATGTCTTCTGCGAGTCTCATAAGAAGCCTGCTATGGAAAAGGagtgggaagagaaaggctACCCAACAATTGACTGGGGAAGGTTTGACGAACGTATCGAAGCGCATTttgatgagctggagaaACTCATCGTCCCGGAGAGTTCGTCGTATTACCGGAACGTTCTTGACACTACAATTAAATCTGGAAAGGCAAAGAACTTCCGCCTCACTCTAGCTGGCGACGCCCTAGAAACGATATCATGCGGGTATTACGGGACTCGGGGTTCCGGGAGGATGTAAGCACACCCGTTCCTTACATTTCTCGAAAGCAGAACGCTAATAGACTCTAGGTTACAAGCAATTACAACGCGCTTCGCACGAAAGCTCCGGCGCCTAGCAACAGAAGACAACATCGTAAAGCAGGCCGGCGTGGTCCCATACTCACAAGCTGTCCTAGTCCCCGAACTTGCCGTTAGGTTAATAAAGGAGGACATGGACGTTGACGACGATTCCGCGCGACAGATAATGCGAGAGAGCGTTGATATCGGCGGGAAGCTAAATCCCGCTCCAAATGATACTGTGCCGGTCACAGAGGAGACAATTGGAAACGACGATGGGGTTCTCAATTAGCTGGACAGTACTGTACACATGGCATGCATGTTTATACGGCGTTCTTTCCGCGTTTTCTTCCATTCGTTTGCCTTTGGCGGTGTTATCAGATACCTACTCTCTGTCTTGTTCCTGTTTTACGTATTGTTTACCTTGTCCTTAAAATTACCTGCGACTGTCTGTATATAGGGAATGCGCAGCATTAGCAACTGACATTCATCTTTATTTCTCAAAAACAGGAAGCTTATTCCTCAGAATCCATATCATTCAGGCCGATCTCTGTAAGCAACAAACTACTCCGTAGGAGCACACACTTCGGCTAGTGGATCGTGATGGGTGCGCACAGAAGAATACTGGCGATAATTAGATAGAAGTCTATTACTGGTAATATAGACAGATAGATGACAGTCAGATCAAGAAAGTCCTGTTTCGCTGAAGCTCAATCAAGCGGAGctgtttatttatacttcATACTCGTTATCGATTAGCATCTCACGTGACCGATAAGCCCAACGATAAGGAATTTTTatccctccacctccgcTCACTCCCCGACGGACCTACTACTTAGCTGGATACAGTACAATTCTTTATTGCCTACCTTTGCACCGTGCTGCTGGCAGTACATTCACTCAATACCTGACTATCATATCCTGATAGAATTTTCCCGCACCTACCAGCCATGGCCCAAGGAccgctgaagaaggcgaaggccAACACTTCCACGAAACGGTATGGTTTCCATCGACCTTTCAATCTTCTAACCACCGCTGTCGCATTGATTCGATCGCCTTACGAGATCAGCTGAGGGGAGATTTGTTTTGTTAACTATAAAACTAACCAATCttcttcttaaataatagtccCTCAGCCCTCGGCCCCAAGAAGGGAACAAACGGGCAAATTGCGCCAAAGAAAGCCTCGTTGATTAAGCAGCAGAAGATCACCAAGGTATGTACCATCTGCGCGCTGGTAGTATGTGACCGTGGCGAGATCCTGCGGTCGACAAGCTATCCGAGGGGGTGGTCATGTTTCAAACAAAATATTAACGCTATGGTGTCTTTAGAAACTATCATCCGGGTTGACTGCGAAGACGGAACGGAATCTCGCGCAGCGGGCGGGTCATCTTGAGATCCTTGCgggggggaagaaggataagaagtccaaggagaaggggaagagcgGGAAATAAATGAGAGAATACAAAGGAGTTATATATTTCATGTGATGCCATGTGTATGCGTTTGTTTTGTATGCCTTTTTAGAATTGGAGTGTCATTATCGAGGTGACACTAATAATGAAGTGTTAGATACCCATCCATCATATTGTGGTTTCTGATATGGGAAAGTAAGTTGAGATAAAAGTATGATCTATTCAAGTTTATAACTCTATATGTAAATAGGTCTAGACTTGAACGAAATGTGCAGCCAGTGCAAATAAGGAATCGTACTCTAATATCAATGAATCAAAGACTCGTGAAAGAACCCGAAGAATACATGAGAAATTCGTGAATCGTAAACAGATAAAAAACATAAAAAAGACGCTCCAAGGGTATCTCAAATATCAGCCTATTCCACTTCGCCGCCCAGTCTCTTGGTATTGTAAATGGTTTGGCCACGAAGCCTAAATTTTTGCAACTCGAATAGGCGCACCCGACTGCTCGATGAGTTCCGTGCCTCGTTCGATCCATGACTTGAACCCGTCATCAGTAGGGTCAACGGGAAAATCATCCCAGACGGGATTTTCCGCGTCGGCGTAGGTAGACCAGATGCCCTTGGGAACCTCAGAGGCAGACCAAGAGGGTAATTTAGCCAGGACGCAGGTATAGTAGACGTAGAGGATTCTGCAGAGTAGGTCGACTCGGTCGACATAATGCTGTTTGGTTGGGTCGGGCTCGCGGCCCCCGTCACCAAGACGCTTCCACCAAGAAACTCGCCAACGAAGAGTGAGGAGTATGTGACCCAGCTCCTTCAAGAAGTTCATGTGGGTTTCTTGAGAGATCTGTTTCCATTTGATATTGTAGAAGTCTCGCTCTAACTTGCGGAAACCTTCAACCTCGACCATACGGCAGACAATGCGCGAGAGCTGTGCTGCGAGAAGGATCTCGCGCTGGTGCGTGGGGTCGTTGACATCCATAGGCTTTTCTTCACCGTCAGCCTCAAGTGGAATGAAGCTGTAGCTCGCACGGCTTGGCATGTTGTTCCACCGAGAAAGCAGAGTCTATTCGGGTTGGTTAGAGGCATAGATAAAATTTTAAACCCTCGAGGGAACTCACGTAAATATTGCGCATCGGATCACAGTCCTTGACGCAGGTCAACCAATTCTTAGACTTGTCTTTCGACTCGATAATCCGTCGATCAATGAACTCGAGGAAGTTTGAGCGCGAGTTGCCATTGTATTCGCTCAAGCTTCTGAGGAATTTGTACGTCTCTCCCAAGTCGAGGACGTAAAGAGAGCCCCAAGCTTGTGTGGCACGGATGTTGAATCTCCCCTGTCGCTCGCCAAGGAAGGAGAGCAGGTCGTTCAAGTCGAACTCGGACGGGATATTCAACCGGACTCGCCCGGATTTATCCAAAGTAGGGTGGTTGATGGCTCGTTGAGCTGGTGAGGTTAGTAAAACGAAATACAAGGCCCTGATAATATGATGCTATACATACAGATATAGTTGCACGTTCCATATTCGACAATGCTTGAGAAACAAGCCCGAGCACATGGTTGTTCATGGAGAGTGGGACGACAGGCGTCACATGGGGCGTTTCCATCGCACTGGCCAAAGGTCAATGAATTGATTTTTTCTTAGTGGATCGCGGTGGAATTGTTAGTTACCTTTCGCTTATTCAACCGGCACTGAACGCAGGTATCCTTGTTCTTTCTCCGCATTCCAGCGTTAGCCCTACCAGCCATAGACAAGGGACCCTT is a window of Aspergillus puulaauensis MK2 DNA, chromosome 4, nearly complete sequence DNA encoding:
- a CDS encoding RTC4 family protein (COG:S;~EggNog:ENOG410PQHZ;~InterPro:IPR028094,IPR039024;~PFAM:PF14474); translation: MPNLRTRRSLLSAPAKKELEDEEDVNAPPRGTSDEEGFSDSEDEQSDGLEIPTPRKSRTPRNGQTEKTLEQKLAENNDGPDFTTKSPGSSRKRKATGVLGPDDMALQDPFDTWSSQRSKRPSLGYGSRFRKTPSSSMVESHAPSSAPQPKSSVTSFSTQADSPEEEKEEEESGFRVPRNPEIEPPPSSLEIPESDDEISDLSSAKSYDSAGFPTFDDSKNAEPAEYLCPMCKEPVEPELLIKFQAQPRQRIRDQYVFCESHKKPAMEKEWEEKGYPTIDWGRFDERIEAHFDELEKLIVPESSSYYRNVLDTTIKSGKAKNFRLTLAGDALETISCGYYGTRGSGRMLQAITTRFARKLRRLATEDNIVKQAGVVPYSQAVLVPELAVRLIKEDMDVDDDSARQIMRESVDIGGKLNPAPNDTVPVTEETIGNDDGVLN
- a CDS encoding DUF2462 domain-containing protein (COG:S;~EggNog:ENOG410PU3T;~InterPro:IPR019034;~PFAM:PF09495), with product MAQGPLKKAKANTSTKRPSALGPKKGTNGQIAPKKASLIKQQKITKKLSSGLTAKTERNLAQRAGHLEILAGGKKDKKSKEKGKSGK